The following coding sequences are from one Malaciobacter pacificus window:
- a CDS encoding VacJ family lipoprotein has translation MKNLIFVLFLTLSSFADETFDDFTNEFDNELKRQETKVVFDPLSGYNRVMTNFNDKVYENVLNPVATGYSNTVNENVRIGISNFFNNLLFPVRFVNNLLQFKFENSAEELGRFLVNTLWGFAGILDPAKDDLGWVSHDEDFGQTLGYWGVGEGFHVVLPFLGPSNLRDMFGLVADGYVNPLTTTASNEVSYKIPNNTYEQLGIKTVDVVNGTSLRLGQYEAIKKDALDLYPFLRDIYTQSRNKQIEE, from the coding sequence TTGAAAAATTTAATTTTTGTACTATTTTTAACACTTTCTTCTTTCGCAGATGAGACATTTGATGACTTTACAAATGAATTTGATAATGAGCTTAAAAGGCAAGAAACAAAAGTAGTTTTTGACCCACTAAGTGGTTACAACAGAGTAATGACAAACTTTAATGATAAAGTTTATGAAAATGTATTAAATCCTGTTGCAACAGGCTATTCAAATACAGTAAATGAGAATGTAAGAATTGGTATATCAAATTTCTTTAATAATTTACTTTTTCCTGTTAGATTTGTAAATAATCTTCTACAGTTTAAATTTGAAAATTCAGCTGAAGAGTTAGGAAGATTTTTAGTAAATACACTATGGGGATTTGCAGGAATTTTAGATCCAGCTAAAGATGATTTAGGATGGGTTAGCCATGATGAAGATTTTGGACAAACTTTAGGATATTGGGGTGTTGGTGAAGGCTTTCATGTAGTTTTACCATTTTTAGGGCCTTCAAATCTTAGAGATATGTTTGGACTTGTTGCAGATGGATATGTTAATCCTTTAACAACTACAGCTTCAAATGAAGTATCATATAAAATACCAAACAACACATATGAGCAACTAGGAATAAAAACTGTTGATGTTGTAAATGGCACATCTTTAAGATTAGGACAATATGAAGCTATTAAAAAAGATGCTTTAGATTTATACCCATTCTTACGAGATATTTATACACAATCAAGAAATAAACAAATAGAGGAATAA
- a CDS encoding M23 family metallopeptidase, which produces MKKIILIILILNFNLFALELSSNLVNNANTVLLEIEKENIKDVKLTFDKQNINFNKNPFKKNSFYALLPISYYQELKEYRIIISYLENNKRVFVGKDLKVVDGNYKSEVINVKPSKFKPPKSRVERTKKEYSDAMKVYNSKSEKLYWSEDFIYPLNSKITSNFGTKRVYNGELKSYHSGTDFRAKNNTPIIASNSGIVRIAQDRFYAGNSIIIDHGHGVYSCYFHLNKMNFKVGDFIKKGEVLGLSGNTGRSTGPHLHFAFRIHGIQVDPLQAIEVLNSINN; this is translated from the coding sequence ATGAAAAAAATTATACTTATTATTTTGATATTAAACTTTAATCTTTTCGCACTTGAGTTATCATCTAATCTAGTAAATAATGCAAATACTGTTTTATTAGAAATAGAAAAAGAGAATATAAAAGATGTCAAACTAACTTTTGATAAACAGAATATAAACTTTAATAAAAACCCTTTTAAAAAAAATAGCTTTTATGCTCTACTTCCAATATCTTATTATCAAGAATTAAAAGAGTATAGAATAATTATTTCTTATTTAGAAAATAACAAAAGAGTTTTTGTGGGTAAAGACTTAAAAGTAGTTGATGGAAACTATAAAAGTGAAGTTATAAATGTAAAACCTTCGAAATTTAAACCTCCAAAATCAAGAGTTGAGAGAACAAAAAAAGAGTATAGTGATGCAATGAAAGTTTATAATAGTAAGTCAGAAAAACTTTACTGGAGTGAAGATTTTATTTATCCTTTAAATTCAAAAATCACAAGTAATTTTGGCACAAAAAGAGTTTATAATGGGGAACTAAAATCTTATCATAGCGGTACGGACTTTAGAGCAAAAAACAATACTCCTATTATAGCTTCTAACAGCGGGATAGTTAGAATTGCTCAAGATAGATTTTATGCAGGAAATTCAATTATAATTGATCATGGACATGGAGTATACAGCTGTTATTTCCACTTAAACAAAATGAATTTTAAAGTTGGTGATTTTATAAAAAAAGGTGAAGTGTTAGGACTTAGCGGAAATACAGGAAGAAGCACAGGACCACACTTACATTTTGCTTTTAGAATACATGGAATTCAAGTAGATCCATTACAAGCTATTGAAGTACTAAACTCAATAAATAATTAA